In Mangifera indica cultivar Alphonso chromosome 1, CATAS_Mindica_2.1, whole genome shotgun sequence, a single genomic region encodes these proteins:
- the LOC123225192 gene encoding probable protein phosphatase 2C 48: protein MVKPCWKSYFKNEDSGRVDGLLWFKDLGQYIYGEFPMAMMQANSVLEDQSQLESGPLSSRNSGPHEMLVRVYDGHGGPEAARFINDNLFCNLQSMLIIKFE from the coding sequence ATGGTTAAACCTTGTTGGAAATCATATTTCAAAAATGAGGATTCTGGTCGTGTTGATGGTTTGTTGTGGTTCAAGGATTTGGGACAATATATTTATGGTGAATTCCCAATGGCTATGATGCAAGCCAACAGTGTGTTGGAGGATCAAAGCCAACTGGAATCAGGGCCATTGAGTTCAAGAAATTCTGGTCCTCATGAAATGCTTGTTAGAGTATATGATGGACATGGAGGACCTGAGGCTGCAAGATTTATCAATGACAATCTCTTCTGCAATCTTCAGAGTATGTTGATCATAAAGTTTGAATAG
- the LOC123216436 gene encoding uncharacterized protein LOC123216436 codes for MIATTGKEVGKLSETKVGANDNLRTLECLRGRLIAERQASRAANDDAELMGIKLIELENKLKQEIKLRDKAEKKLKFLRKKLESLKIAFPLDESEQSSPSENPAHSCQSSTSSSGLKDMEESESKPQITTPEISESISSYQSHGSSSIQENSVSEDPPHEITIHKSSPVCQDSEADNHSSRTMKTSKEAGNESDKDENYVDNSMAIVPVAFPKKSQERNELKIMSGSVKEALDALRLARERIQNSMERRPMIRVGPL; via the exons atgattgcTACTACCGGCAAGGAAGTTGGGAAATTGAG TGAAACAAAGGTTGGAGCAAATGATAATCTGAGGACATTGGAGTGTCTGAGAGGAAGATTAATAGCAGAAAGACAAGCATCAAGGGCTGCAAATGATGATGCAGAACTGATGGGCATCAAG CTGATAGAGCTAGAAAATAAACTGAAACAAGAGATTAAACTGAGAGATAAAGCTGAAAAAAAGCTGAAATTTTTGAGGAAGAAGCTTGAGTCCTTAAAGATAGCATTTCCTTTGGATGAATCAGAGCAATCTAGTCCATCAGAAAACCCTGCACATTCTTGCCAATCGTCGACAAGCTCTTCAGGCCTCAAAGACATGGAAGAATCTGAATCCAAGCCGCAGATCACAACCCCAGAAATCTCAGAATCCATTTCATCTTATCAAAGCCATGGAAGTTCTTCCATTCAAGAGAATTCAGTTTCAGAAGATCCTCCGCATGAAATAACAATACACAAATCAAGTCCAGTTTGTCAAGATTCAGAGGCTGATAATCACAG CTCTAGAACCATGAAAACTTCAAAGGAAGCTGGGAATGAGAgtgataaagatgaaaattatGTGGATAACTCAATGGCAATAGTTCCAGTGGCTTTCCCAAAGAAATCCCAGGAGAGAAATGAACTGAAGATAATGAGTGGAAGTGTTAAAGAGGCTCTTGATGCACTAAGGCTTGCCAGGGAAAGGATTCAAAATTCAATGGAAAGAAGACCTATGATTAGAGTTGGGCCTCTTTAA
- the LOC123225942 gene encoding protein MODIFIER OF SNC1 11-like yields the protein MATDTDKLDAGNTATTTAAPSSGEKNPKKTGDTTDRAQNPPAAPSVSTVTVRVKKNGEESKTTIVASVSPVSGDVATVTDTQKKIRRAERFGMSVQLSEQEKRNSRAERFGTATKTSASEASKTSEELKRKARAERFGLPVPTLASDEEEKRKARLARFSPYSKPDSLEEDKRKARALRFSGTPSSSLPQVNGQRDSEPKAAIAGNADGGA from the exons ATGGCAACCGACACAGACAAACTCGACGCTGGCAACACCGCCACCACCACCGCCGCACCGTCCTCAGGCgagaaaaaccctaaaaaaaccgGGGACACCACAGATCGTGCTCAAAATCCTCCCGCCGCGCCATCGGTCTCCACTGTGACCGTCCGGGTTAAGAAGAACGGTGAGGAATCCAAGACAACAATCGTCGCTTCCGTGTCTCCGGTATCCGGGGATGTAGCTACGGTCACCGACACTCAGAAAAAGATCCGCCGAGCCGAGCGTTTCGGTATGTCTGTTCAGTTGTCTGAGCAAGAAAAGCGTAATTCTCGAGCAGAAAG GTTTGGAACTGCAACCAAGACCAGTGCTTCAGAAGCATCAAAGACATCTGAGGAGTTGAAGAGAAAGGCTAGAGCAGAGAG GTTTGGGCTTCCTGTGCCAACTTTGGCTAGTGACGAGGAGGAAAAAAGGAAAGCTCGGCTTGCCAGATTTTCTCCATATTCCAAACCAGACTCTCTGGAGgaagataaaagaaaagcaagGGCACTTCG TTTTTCGGGAACTCCATCTAGTTCACTGCCACAAGTAAATGGTCAGAGGGATAGTGAACCA AAGGCAGCTATTGCTGGCAATGCTGATGGAGGGGCCTAA
- the LOC123216016 gene encoding E3 ubiquitin-protein ligase SGR9, amyloplastic has product MEEEQAKIIAALSTLTSAKLSDLTHSVLSLTHRRHHLLAALLSSPSLFFLTLHHLHSLTLPNKTLLIARHLLSSLQLLTRHFHHTPPHAFDSVRQRESDTVLLLLLLCEVLQKNPESLQTPLAKWHVVLTKHFHDTLLTLAGVGSCKGAILMPFIEMVARCRRFVSVMDSIGKAGREVAAAPAVVVALPSVQVSSGGAVECVICKEEMNKGRDVCKLPCEHLFHWMCILPWLRKRNTCPCCRFQLPTDDVFGEIQRLWEVLVQVS; this is encoded by the coding sequence ATGGAAGAAGAACAAGCAAAAATCATTGCAGCACTTTCCACTCTTACTTCTGCCAAGCTTTCAGATCTCACCCACTCTGTTCTCTCTCTCACCCACCGCCGGCACCACCTTCTCGCCGCCCTCCTCTCCTCCCCTTCCCTCTTTTTTCTCACTCTTCACCATCTTCACTCCCTCACCCTCCCCAACAAAACCCTCCTCATTGCTCGCCACCTCCTCTCTTCTCTCCAACTCCTCACTCGCCACTTTCATCACACGCCCCCGCACGCTTTCGACTCCGTCAGACAACGTGAATCTGACACAGTTTTGCTCCTCCTTTTACTCTGTGAAGTCCTCCAGAAAAACCCCGAATCACTTCAAACCCCACTCGCCAAATGGCACGTAGTATTAACTAAACACTTCCACGATACTTTGTTGACTCTCGCCGGCGTCGGTAGCTGTAAAGGTGCAATTTTGATGCCGTTTATTGAAATGGTGGCGAGGTGTCGGAGGTTTGTTAGTGTAATGGATAGTATAGGGAAGGCCGGGAGGGAGGTGGCGGCTGCTCCAGCTGTGGTGGTGGCACTGCCGTCGGTGCAGGTGAGCAGCGGCGGCGCTGTGGAGTGTGTTATATGTAAAGAGGAGATGAATAAAGGAAGAGACGTATGTAAATTGCCATGTGAACACTTGTTTCATTGGATGTGTATTTTGCCGTGGTTGAGGAAGAGAAACACCTGCCCTTGTTGCCGTTTTCAGCTTCCAACCGATGATGTTTTCGGGGAGATCCAACGGCTGTGGGAGGTTCTGGTTCAGGTCAGTTAG